A region from the Streptomyces tsukubensis genome encodes:
- a CDS encoding xanthine dehydrogenase family protein molybdopterin-binding subunit, with product MTATGAPTGLTQGSRTRGGIGESTLRPDGILKVTGEFAYASDMWHEDMIWGHTLRSTTAHAEIRSIDTAEALATPGVYAVLTYDDLPAAVKHYGLEIKDTPALAHGKVRHHGEPVALVAADHPETARRAAAKIRVDYAELPVVTDEASATAPGAVLLHEHRTDHHSGRVPHPNIVHRQPIVRGDAAAAARRADVIVTGEYVFGMQDQAFLGPESGLAVPADDGGVDLYVATQWLHSDRGQIAPVLGLPEEKVRMTLSGVGGAFGGREDLSMQIHACLLALRTGKPVKMVYNRFESFFGHVHRHPARLHYEHGATRDGKLTHVRCRIVLDGGAYASSSPAVVGNAASLGIGPYVVDDVDIEVFALYTNNPPCGAMRGFGAVQACFAYEAQMDKLAAALGTDPVELRRLNAMAQGATMPTGQTVDSPAPVAELLRRVKALPLPPERQWEVAGGGPDVRALPGGLSNTTHGEGVVRGVGYAVGIKNVGFSEGFDDYSTARVRMEVVGGVAVATVHTAMAEVGQGGVTVHAQIARTELGVAQVTVQPADTRVGSAGSTSASRQTYVTGGAVKAACETVRERVLDLGRRRLGSRHPAWATAGLRLEDGRVVTDGGEVLADLTDVLEDDAVEVEQEWRHRPTQAFDPVTGQGNGHVQYSFAAHRAVVEVDTELGLVKVVELACAQDVGKALNPLSVVGQIHGGSTQGLGMAVMEEILVDPVTAKVRNPSFTDYLIPTILDTPTMPVDVLELADEHAPYGLRGVGEAPTLSSTPAVLAAIRAATGLELNRTPVRPEHLTGTTQTGLRYG from the coding sequence CTCACCTACGACGACCTGCCCGCCGCCGTGAAGCACTACGGGCTGGAGATCAAAGACACCCCCGCCCTCGCCCACGGCAAGGTCCGCCACCACGGCGAACCCGTCGCCCTGGTCGCCGCCGACCACCCCGAGACCGCCCGCCGGGCCGCCGCGAAGATCCGTGTCGACTACGCCGAACTGCCCGTCGTCACCGACGAGGCCTCCGCCACCGCGCCCGGCGCCGTACTCCTCCACGAACACCGCACCGACCACCACAGCGGTCGGGTCCCGCACCCCAACATCGTCCACCGGCAGCCGATCGTCCGCGGCGACGCCGCGGCCGCCGCCCGCCGCGCCGATGTGATCGTCACCGGCGAATACGTCTTCGGCATGCAGGACCAGGCCTTCCTGGGACCCGAATCGGGGCTGGCGGTCCCGGCCGACGACGGCGGGGTCGACCTCTATGTGGCCACCCAGTGGCTCCACTCCGACCGCGGCCAGATCGCCCCCGTCCTCGGACTGCCCGAGGAGAAGGTACGGATGACCCTCTCCGGCGTCGGCGGCGCCTTCGGCGGACGCGAGGACCTGTCGATGCAGATCCACGCCTGTCTGCTCGCCCTGCGGACCGGAAAACCGGTCAAAATGGTCTACAACCGCTTCGAGTCCTTCTTCGGGCACGTCCACCGCCACCCGGCCAGGCTCCACTACGAACACGGCGCCACCCGCGACGGAAAGCTCACCCACGTCCGCTGCCGGATCGTCCTCGACGGCGGCGCCTACGCCTCCTCCTCCCCGGCCGTCGTCGGCAACGCGGCGTCCCTCGGCATCGGCCCCTATGTCGTCGACGACGTCGACATCGAAGTGTTCGCCCTCTACACCAACAACCCGCCGTGCGGGGCCATGCGCGGCTTCGGCGCCGTCCAGGCCTGCTTCGCCTACGAGGCCCAGATGGACAAGCTGGCCGCCGCCCTCGGCACGGACCCCGTCGAACTGCGGCGGCTCAACGCCATGGCCCAGGGCGCCACCATGCCCACCGGACAGACCGTCGACTCCCCGGCGCCGGTCGCCGAACTGCTGCGCCGGGTCAAGGCCCTGCCCCTGCCCCCGGAACGGCAGTGGGAGGTCGCGGGCGGCGGCCCCGATGTGCGCGCCCTGCCCGGCGGACTGTCCAACACCACCCACGGCGAAGGCGTGGTCCGGGGCGTCGGCTACGCCGTCGGCATCAAGAACGTCGGCTTCTCCGAGGGCTTCGACGACTACTCGACCGCCCGGGTCCGGATGGAGGTCGTGGGCGGCGTCGCGGTGGCGACCGTCCACACCGCGATGGCGGAGGTCGGCCAGGGCGGGGTCACCGTCCACGCCCAGATCGCCCGGACCGAACTCGGTGTCGCCCAGGTCACCGTCCAGCCCGCCGACACCCGCGTCGGCTCGGCCGGCTCCACCTCCGCCTCCCGCCAGACGTATGTCACCGGCGGAGCCGTCAAAGCCGCCTGCGAAACCGTCCGCGAGCGGGTCCTCGACCTCGGCCGCCGCCGGCTGGGCAGCCGACACCCGGCCTGGGCGACCGCCGGACTCCGGCTGGAGGACGGCAGGGTGGTCACCGACGGCGGCGAGGTGCTCGCCGACCTCACCGACGTCCTGGAGGACGACGCCGTCGAGGTCGAACAGGAGTGGCGGCACCGGCCCACCCAGGCCTTCGACCCCGTCACCGGACAGGGCAACGGACACGTCCAGTACTCCTTCGCCGCCCACCGGGCCGTCGTCGAGGTCGACACCGAACTCGGCCTGGTCAAGGTCGTCGAACTGGCCTGCGCCCAGGACGTCGGAAAGGCACTCAACCCGCTCTCCGTCGTCGGCCAGATCCACGGCGGCTCCACCCAGGGCCTTGGTATGGCCGTCATGGAGGAGATCCTCGTCGACCCCGTCACCGCCAAGGTCCGCAACCCGTCCTTCACCGACTATCTGATCCCCACCATCCTCGACACGCCCACCATGCCCGTCGACGTCCTCGAACTCGCCGACGAGCACGCGCCGTACGGACTCCGCGGCGTCGGCGAGGCGCCCACCCTGTCCTCCACACCCGCGGTGCTGGCCGCGATCCGCGCCGCCACCGGCCTGGAGCTGAACCGCACCCCCGTCCGCCCGGAACACCTCACCGGGACGACACAGACCGGGCTCCGGTACGGCTGA
- a CDS encoding XdhC family protein, with translation MLDIAEQLHLWSRQGRKYAVATVVSVSGSAPRQPGAALAVDTAGTAVGSVSGGCVEGAVYELCVRALHEGRALRERFGYSDDDAFATGLSCGGELEVLVTPVGPEGPETEAVARAARGEATALVRIADGPEGLIGRALLVTPGGAYRGTLGGGTEFDRTAAAEAGALLAAGRTGTVPVGRDGSRCGSPLTLLVESSAPPPRMIVFGAIDFAAALVRLGKFLGHHVTVCDARPVFATAERFPDADEVVVDWPHRYLRSTATDTRTVLCVLTHDAKFDIPLLVHALRLPVAYIGAMGSRRTHRDRERRLRAAGVTERQLAALHSPIGLDLGARTPEETALSIAAEIVARRRGGSGAPLTGADTPIHHDAPRPGRIGSVA, from the coding sequence GTGCTCGACATCGCCGAACAACTGCACCTGTGGTCCCGGCAGGGCCGGAAGTACGCCGTCGCGACCGTCGTGTCCGTCAGCGGCAGCGCGCCCCGGCAGCCCGGCGCCGCCCTCGCCGTCGACACCGCCGGTACGGCCGTCGGCTCCGTCTCCGGCGGCTGCGTCGAAGGCGCGGTCTACGAGCTGTGCGTCCGCGCCCTGCACGAAGGACGCGCCCTGCGGGAACGCTTCGGCTACAGCGACGACGATGCCTTCGCCACCGGCCTGAGCTGCGGCGGAGAGCTGGAAGTCCTGGTCACCCCGGTCGGCCCCGAAGGACCCGAGACCGAAGCCGTCGCCCGCGCCGCGCGCGGCGAGGCCACCGCCCTCGTCCGGATCGCCGACGGACCCGAGGGCCTCATCGGCCGCGCCCTGCTCGTCACCCCCGGCGGCGCCTACCGCGGCACCCTCGGCGGCGGTACGGAGTTCGACCGCACCGCCGCCGCCGAAGCCGGGGCCCTGCTGGCGGCGGGCCGTACCGGCACCGTCCCCGTCGGACGGGACGGCAGCCGCTGCGGCAGCCCGCTCACCCTCCTCGTCGAGTCCAGCGCCCCACCCCCACGCATGATCGTCTTCGGGGCGATCGACTTCGCCGCAGCGCTGGTGCGCCTGGGTAAATTCCTCGGCCACCACGTCACCGTCTGCGACGCCCGGCCGGTCTTCGCCACCGCCGAACGCTTCCCCGACGCCGACGAGGTCGTCGTCGACTGGCCGCACCGCTACCTCCGGTCCACGGCGACCGACACCCGGACGGTGCTGTGCGTCCTCACCCACGACGCCAAGTTCGACATACCCCTGCTGGTCCACGCCCTGCGGCTGCCCGTCGCCTATATCGGCGCGATGGGCTCCCGCCGCACCCATCGCGACCGGGAGCGGCGGCTCCGCGCGGCCGGGGTGACGGAGCGCCAGCTGGCCGCCCTGCACAGCCCCATCGGGCTCGACCTCGGGGCGCGCACCCCCGAGGAGACCGCGCTGTCGATCGCCGCCGAGATCGTGGCCCGCCGCCGGGGCGGCAGCGGAGCGCCGCTGACCGGGGCGGACACCCCGATCCACCACGACGCGCCGAGGCCCGGCCGGATCGGCTCCGTCGCCTGA
- a CDS encoding class I SAM-dependent methyltransferase, with protein MFTSSGPTLRELAVQALSSVERGYDLLAPKFDETPFRTPGRFLDPFVAAVRPLGPFGTGLDVCTGTGAGVGVLRRLCEERVVGVDFSGGMLDRARAAHAPGPDPAAAPAVEWVRADARALPFAAGFDLAVSFGAFGHFLPEERPALFAGVCRALRPGGVFAFPLPAPPPVGSLPYWTLWGFDAAMRVRNAVWRPPFVMYYRTFPLGPVRADLERAGFAVELRALEELGRRPDGSPNCRLVVARRRG; from the coding sequence GTGTTCACCTCATCCGGACCCACGCTGCGCGAACTGGCCGTCCAGGCGCTCTCCTCGGTGGAGCGCGGTTACGACCTGCTGGCCCCGAAGTTCGACGAGACCCCGTTCCGTACGCCCGGCCGTTTCCTCGATCCGTTCGTCGCGGCCGTCCGTCCACTCGGTCCGTTCGGTACCGGTCTGGACGTCTGCACCGGTACGGGTGCGGGCGTAGGGGTGCTGCGCAGGCTGTGTGAGGAACGGGTCGTCGGCGTGGACTTCAGCGGGGGCATGCTGGACCGGGCCCGGGCGGCCCATGCGCCGGGGCCGGATCCGGCCGCGGCGCCCGCGGTGGAGTGGGTACGGGCCGACGCCCGGGCGCTGCCGTTCGCGGCGGGCTTCGATCTGGCGGTGAGTTTCGGGGCGTTCGGACATTTCCTGCCCGAGGAGCGTCCGGCGCTCTTCGCCGGGGTGTGCCGGGCCCTGCGGCCGGGCGGGGTGTTCGCCTTCCCGCTGCCGGCGCCGCCGCCGGTGGGCTCGCTGCCGTACTGGACGCTGTGGGGCTTCGACGCGGCGATGCGGGTGCGGAACGCCGTGTGGCGGCCGCCGTTCGTCATGTACTACCGCACCTTCCCGCTGGGTCCGGTGCGGGCGGATCTGGAGCGGGCCGGGTTCGCGGTGGAGCTGCGGGCTCTGGAGGAGCTGGGCCGGCGGCCCGACGGCAGTCCGAACTGCCGGCTGGTGGTGGCCCGCCGCCGCGGCTGA
- a CDS encoding SDR family NAD(P)-dependent oxidoreductase has product MSGSDLSSLTVLVTGATSGIGLETARLLTERGATVLLHGRTADEARTAADALIATGGADGTRLHPYAADFTGLAEVTVMASRVLAAHPRVDVLVNNAGLAAPERHTLTRDGNEIAFQVNFLAHYLLTDLLAPALLAAPAGRVVNVSSSLHRSGSIQWTDPQRARRYSRIAAYAQSQLALTAFAADPRITAVSVHPGVCSTELLPLYAYRGAPPAEGAAHVVRLCDPATAVVNGAYYDRDLRAEPAPGATGERTVRRLAKLADQLVHAG; this is encoded by the coding sequence ATGTCCGGCTCCGACCTCTCGTCCCTGACCGTCCTGGTGACCGGTGCGACCTCCGGTATCGGCCTGGAGACCGCCCGGCTGCTCACCGAACGCGGAGCGACCGTGCTGCTGCACGGGCGTACCGCCGACGAGGCGCGGACGGCGGCGGACGCGCTGATCGCCACCGGCGGCGCCGACGGAACCCGGCTGCACCCGTACGCGGCGGACTTCACCGGGCTGGCGGAGGTGACGGTGATGGCGTCCCGCGTCCTGGCGGCCCATCCGCGGGTCGACGTCCTCGTGAACAACGCCGGTCTCGCCGCTCCCGAACGTCATACGCTCACCCGGGACGGCAACGAGATCGCGTTCCAAGTCAACTTCCTCGCCCACTATCTGCTGACCGATCTGCTGGCCCCGGCGCTGCTCGCCGCTCCGGCGGGCCGGGTCGTGAACGTGTCGTCCTCGTTGCACCGCAGCGGGTCCATCCAGTGGACCGACCCGCAGCGGGCCCGCCGCTACTCCCGGATCGCCGCCTACGCCCAGTCCCAGCTCGCCCTCACCGCCTTCGCCGCCGACCCCCGGATCACCGCGGTCTCGGTGCACCCCGGCGTCTGTTCGACGGAGCTGCTGCCGCTGTACGCGTACCGGGGTGCCCCGCCCGCCGAGGGCGCCGCCCATGTGGTGCGGCTCTGCGACCCGGCGACAGCCGTCGTCAACGGCGCCTACTACGACCGGGACCTGCGGGCCGAACCCGCGCCGGGCGCGACCGGGGAGCGTACGGTCCGGCGGCTGGCGAAGCTCGCGGACCAGCTCGTCCACGCGGGCTGA
- a CDS encoding LacI family DNA-binding transcriptional regulator codes for MPGPAGPHHVPETARSVGIKDVARAAGLSITTVSHALNGKGKVSARSRERVREIADELGYRPNPAAQVLLSGRTGIVGLAAGHQSAEAWERTYRPYYASLTAGAMVEAVDRDYALVVVPARPGTDLWTRIPMDGLIVVDPVAGDPVIAEAVRRGLALVTDGRPLDPGHARIPYVHSDMTAGLPLAMEHLYGRGARRTGLLTGPELDSYTLDSEQAYARWCAGRGLPARIERVRDGEPARDAARRLLTCGDRPDGVHALNETYGEALLAAAAELGIAVPGGLQVTAAGDAEPGARPALTLLTLSPRRIGALCAGMLIDLLNGRAPEPVSVPCALVPGGSTRD; via the coding sequence ATGCCCGGACCGGCCGGACCGCACCACGTTCCGGAGACCGCGCGCTCGGTCGGCATCAAGGACGTCGCCCGCGCCGCGGGGCTCTCCATCACCACCGTCTCGCACGCCCTCAACGGCAAGGGCAAGGTCAGCGCCCGCAGCCGGGAGCGGGTGCGGGAGATCGCCGACGAACTCGGCTACCGGCCCAACCCCGCGGCTCAGGTGCTGCTCAGTGGCCGTACCGGCATCGTCGGACTGGCCGCCGGGCATCAGAGCGCCGAGGCCTGGGAGCGGACCTACCGCCCGTACTACGCGTCGCTGACCGCCGGTGCCATGGTGGAGGCGGTCGACCGCGACTACGCCCTGGTGGTGGTCCCGGCCAGGCCCGGCACCGATCTCTGGACCCGGATCCCGATGGACGGGCTGATCGTCGTCGACCCGGTGGCGGGCGATCCCGTGATCGCCGAGGCGGTACGGCGCGGGCTCGCCCTCGTCACCGACGGCCGGCCGCTCGACCCCGGGCATGCCCGGATCCCCTATGTGCACAGCGATATGACGGCCGGCCTGCCGCTGGCCATGGAGCATCTGTACGGCCGCGGGGCCCGCCGCACGGGGCTGCTGACCGGTCCCGAACTGGACTCGTACACCCTCGACAGCGAGCAGGCCTACGCGCGTTGGTGCGCCGGACGGGGGCTGCCCGCGCGTATCGAGCGGGTGCGCGACGGGGAGCCCGCGCGGGACGCGGCCCGGCGGCTGCTCACCTGCGGCGACCGGCCCGACGGCGTCCATGCGCTCAACGAGACCTACGGGGAGGCCCTGCTGGCGGCCGCGGCGGAGCTGGGCATCGCCGTTCCGGGCGGTCTCCAGGTGACCGCGGCGGGGGACGCGGAGCCGGGCGCCCGCCCGGCCCTGACCCTGCTGACGCTCTCTCCGCGCCGGATCGGGGCGCTCTGCGCGGGCATGCTGATCGACCTGCTGAACGGCCGTGCGCCGGAGCCGGTCTCGGTGCCGTGCGCGCTGGTGCCGGGGGGTTCCACACGCGACTGA
- a CDS encoding type 1 glutamine amidotransferase, with protein sequence MTTSQVTPRILVIQHEDGTGPGLVGEELTAAGLALHPVHPWDGDELPASLDGCAGLLVLGGAANADDEEALPWLPAVRVLVREAVDSSVPLLGICLGGQIMASALGGSVRVRDRGPEVGAVPLRRLPAADGDPLFGSVPDGARAAQWHWDEIGALPPGAVPLLTGDDCLHQAFRVGPRAWGVQFHPEVLGDAVADWSLSDGPAVARAGGDPGAAVASVRAAEAELRTVWSRTARAWADVALAAGPGARRDP encoded by the coding sequence GTGACCACATCGCAGGTCACCCCGCGGATCCTGGTGATCCAGCACGAGGACGGCACCGGCCCCGGCCTGGTGGGAGAGGAACTGACGGCGGCCGGGCTCGCGCTGCACCCGGTCCATCCCTGGGACGGGGACGAGCTGCCCGCGTCCCTCGACGGCTGTGCCGGACTGCTGGTGCTGGGCGGCGCGGCCAACGCGGACGACGAGGAGGCCCTGCCCTGGCTGCCCGCCGTGCGGGTCCTCGTCCGCGAGGCCGTCGACTCCTCGGTACCGCTGCTCGGGATATGCCTCGGCGGCCAGATCATGGCCTCCGCGCTCGGCGGCTCGGTCCGGGTCCGCGACCGGGGTCCCGAGGTGGGTGCCGTACCGCTGCGCAGGCTGCCCGCGGCCGACGGGGACCCGCTCTTCGGCTCCGTACCCGACGGGGCCCGGGCCGCCCAGTGGCACTGGGACGAGATAGGCGCCCTGCCCCCGGGCGCCGTTCCGCTGCTGACCGGTGACGACTGCCTCCACCAGGCCTTCCGGGTCGGTCCGCGGGCCTGGGGAGTGCAGTTCCACCCCGAGGTACTCGGCGACGCGGTCGCGGACTGGTCGCTCTCCGACGGCCCGGCGGTCGCCCGGGCGGGCGGTGACCCCGGCGCGGCCGTCGCCTCGGTCCGGGCCGCGGAGGCGGAGCTCCGCACGGTGTGGTCGCGGACGGCCAGGGCCTGGGCGGACGTGGCGCTCGCCGCCGGCCCCGGGGCCCGGCGGGATCCCTGA
- a CDS encoding DUF3152 domain-containing protein, which yields MADRRLTTASRPGRRRSSTATAPRGGRRARRGRRSSTATALRVLLLILCTAAVGWAGLTLLPADEPTEDRAAPPAVDGGPARTASAPPPRASASVAASGETRSRGEDRPAERIRYAVNGPGTYTWAKGTGPRAGTKGRLVRYGVKLEHGTGLDVDDVAAEIDGILRDPRGWTRQGAASFQRVGSPPYDMLIHIVSPGTTDRLCGQWGLKTRGQVNCAGAPHLVVNVRRWIELSPQYLGRPDDYHALIINHEAGHVLGHGHRGCPGRGRPAPAMMQQIKGLKGCTANPWVYDAGGRLIDGPPEP from the coding sequence ATGGCTGACCGCCGGCTCACGACCGCTTCCCGTCCCGGCCGCCGCCGCTCCTCCACCGCGACGGCGCCCCGGGGCGGCCGGCGGGCCCGGCGGGGCCGCCGCTCGTCCACCGCGACGGCGCTCCGGGTACTGCTGCTGATCCTCTGTACGGCCGCGGTGGGCTGGGCCGGTCTCACCCTGCTGCCGGCCGACGAACCGACGGAGGACCGGGCCGCGCCCCCGGCGGTGGATGGCGGACCCGCGCGCACCGCGTCCGCTCCCCCGCCGCGCGCCTCCGCCTCCGTCGCGGCCTCCGGCGAAACGCGCTCGCGCGGCGAGGACCGGCCGGCCGAGCGGATCCGCTATGCGGTCAACGGGCCCGGAACGTACACCTGGGCCAAGGGCACCGGGCCCCGGGCGGGCACCAAGGGGCGGCTCGTCCGGTACGGGGTGAAACTGGAGCACGGCACGGGGCTGGACGTCGACGACGTCGCCGCCGAGATCGACGGCATCCTCCGCGACCCCCGCGGCTGGACCCGGCAGGGCGCCGCCTCCTTCCAGCGGGTCGGATCGCCCCCGTACGACATGCTGATCCACATCGTCTCCCCCGGCACCACCGACCGCCTCTGCGGCCAGTGGGGTCTGAAGACCAGGGGGCAGGTCAACTGTGCCGGCGCCCCGCATCTGGTGGTCAACGTCCGCCGGTGGATAGAGCTCAGCCCCCAGTACCTCGGCCGGCCGGACGACTACCACGCCCTGATCATCAACCACGAGGCCGGTCATGTCCTGGGCCACGGCCACCGAGGCTGCCCGGGCCGGGGCCGCCCGGCCCCGGCGATGATGCAGCAGATAAAGGGGTTGAAGGGCTGCACGGCGAACCCCTGGGTGTACGACGCCGGGGGCAGGCTGATCGACGGCCCGCCGGAACCCTGA